From the Sphingobacteruim zhuxiongii genome, the window TAAAAACTAAATTTAGAGAGTCCAAATCAAACAATGTTATTGCAACATTGAAAGGTAGTAAACGTCCGGATGAAACGGTAATTTACTCTGCACATTGGGATCATCTAGGAATCGGTGAGAAAAGCAATGGAGACTCGATTTTCAACGGCGCAATTGATAATGCGACAGGAGTAGCAGCTTTATTTGAAATAGCAAAGGCTTTCAAGGCAGCCAAAATTCAACCGGAGCGCAGCATCGTATTTTTAGCTGTTACGGCAGAAGAACAAGGTTTACTCGGTTCACAATACTACGCTGAACACCCGATTTATCCGCTATCAAAAACTGTAGCAAATTTAAACATGGATTCATTCAACCCTGTAGGAGCAATGAAAGGATTTCGTGTTGTAGGAACCGGACAAACCGAATTAGAAGACTATGCTATAAATTCAGGCGCTAAATTCAATAGAGAACTTCAGCCAGAGGGAAGTCCAACATCTGGCGGTTTCTACAGATCGGATCATTTTAATTTTGTTAAGGTTGGTGTTCCGGGCTTGTATATGGGAAGCGGAGGCGATTACTTAGATCAAGATACAACAGCATTAAATATTCGCAAAAAGGCATTAGCGGGACGTTATCATGCGGTTACGGACGAACTAGACGAACACTGGAATTTCGATGGGCCAATCGCAGATACGCGTCTATATTTTGATATTGGTTATACGTTGAGTATGGAGAAAACTTTTCCAAACTTTAAATCAAAATCCGAGTTTAAAGAATTAGGCGACAAACGTCTTTCAAAATAGTATATTTGCAAATCATTAATCATGACACTATGCTTACAGGAATGAAACATTTACACTCAACACTTGCTGTGGTGCTTTTAATAGCACTGATCATTGCGATCGTTATTACCCTTGTAAACTACGCTGGAAACAAAGCTTACAATCGTAAAATTGCATTAATCGGTCTTATTTCTGCCCATTTACAATTGGTTATCGGTGCAGTATTGTATTTTACTTCTCCGCTTGGCCTTTCAAGTTTCTCTGGTGAGAACATGAAAAACAGTCTTTCTAGACTTTACTTTCTAGAACACCCGCTAATGATGATTATCGCCATTGTATTAATTACAATGGGCTATTCAAAAGCGAAAAAGATTGCTGACGCAAAGAAAGCAAATCAAACAGTTTTGATTTTTTACATCCTTGGATTAATCTTTATCCTTTCTAGAATTCCTTGGTCTACATGGTCTATCTTGAACTAGATATTAAATCTTAGATGTTTAGATATTAAAAGCCGGCTAATAACCGGCTTTTTTGTTTGTTCATTGTATTTTGGAAATTAATATTCCCCCTATTACACAGATATGAATACTCCTTTTCATTTGGAATGTGCATTCCAGATAAGAATCCCCTCCTATTCTCACCAACCTCACTACAGAGCTTTAAACCCGATATGATTTAAAATAGGAATATTGAATAGATATGTTATCGACACATGTTGAAGGATTTCCTTATAGCATACAGAATTCCAGAAGGGTTATTAAAAATAAAGCACTTCCCCTGTTTATATTTAGAAGATAATAAAGTCTAATAAACAAAAAAACGCTTAGGTATTATACCTAAGCGTTTTCCAAATATTTTATAAGTTCTTAAGAACTATTTTTTGCTAAAACCTAAAATCGCAAAAACTACTTTAAAGGCTAAGAATGCTGCAACAAGAACTGCAATGTTTGCAATCCAAGAGAAAACTGAACCTAGTTGATTTAGCGAAGTAATTACATCTGGTACAAAACGAATAAATACGCCAATTAAACCGATTACGATAGCGATTGTTAAAGAAACATAATATTCTGTACGGTTTGCATTATTATCCGTATGTTTTGCTGGTCTTTCTACAGTTGTATTTTCCATAATGTTAAAATCCTTGTTAAAGCTGCACAAATGTACAAAGTTCTATGTGCTAATTAAAATAATTATTACAATTATTTATCGAGATAGCGCCTGTTCAAGGTCTGCGATCAAATCTTCTGCATCTTCCACCCCAACAGATAAACGAAGAAGATTGTCAACTACGCCGACTTTCTCTCGTATTTCCTTCGGTATTGACCCATGTGTCATCGTCGCTGGATGATTGATTAGAGATTCTACTCCGCCCAAAGATTCCGCTAATGTAAATACATTAAATTGGGACGCGATTCTAAACGTTTCATTCAGGTCGGCTCCTTTTAACACAATAGATACCATTCCGCCAAAATCACGCATTTGCTTTTTGGCAATTTCATGTCCGGGATGATCTGTGAAGCCTGGCCAATAAATCTTTTCTACTTTTGGATGGTCCTTGAGGTATTCGGCTACTTTGCGACCGTTCTCACAGTGTGCTTTCATACGCAAATGCAGAGTCTTGATACCGCGTAAGACAAGGAACGCGTCTTGTGGACCTGGCGTACCACCGCAAGCGTTATAATAAAACCATAGACGCTTATATAAATCTTCATCATTCATCAACAAAGCACCCATCACAACATCTGAGTGTCCGCCAAGATACTTCGTCACAGAGTGCATGACGACATCAGCACCAAGATCTAGAGGGTTTTGTAAGTATGGTGAAGCAAATGTATTATCGACAACATATAGAACTTGCTTTTCTTTAGCCACTTGAGCTATCGCTTCTATATCTGCTAATTTTAATGTTGGATTGGTTGGAGTTTCTACCCAAATTAATTTTGTTTGATCCGATATTGCATTACGGACGGCATCCACATCAGAGGTATCGACGAAGGTGAATTTTATCCCCATCGGTTCGTATACTTTAGTGAAGATTCTGTAAGAACCACCATAAAGATCATCTCCAGTAACAACCTCATCGCCAGGTTTCAATAAACGTAAAACACAGTCAGTAGCTGCCATTCCGCTCGAAAACGCAAGGCCGAACTGCCCGTTTTCTAAAGCTGCCATACAGTCCTCTAAAGCTTTACGTGTTGGATTAGTACCTCTTGAATATTCGAAGCCCTTGTGATCTCCAGGTGCTTTTTGTTGATAAGTAGAAGTTTGGTATATAGGGGTCATCACGGCACCAGTCGTAGGGTCAGATTGTTGCCCCGCGTGGATTGCCTTGGTTGCGAATTTATAAGACATAGTGTATAAATTTAAAAGTTACTAAGTTATCAAAAATCTAACGGTGATCGATATTTATAGGTATAATTGAGTAATGCAGGTAGTTTACTTCCATTTATAATCTTCTGAAACCTCTCTTTTGGATCAAATCCAGCAGGATATTCGAGTAAATACTTTTGCGCAGAACGCATAATGACTTCCTTTTTCGAAGGGTGTTCCGGACAAACAACATTGTAGATTCCTCCAGAAATATGTTGGTCAATTGCAGCTTCGATCAATCCCAAAACATCGTCCAGGTGAATAAAGTTTGCCGGCTGATCACCAGTGGTTACCACTTTATTTTGAAAGTATTTGGCGAAGATTCTTTGTTTACCAAATAAACCTCCTAGACGAAAAACGGTTGTTGAAGGGAGGCTTTGCATACGCTTTTCTGCCAATCTCAACCTGGAAATCATTTGTTCTTCGTCGGCATAGCTTTCATCAAATATTGCGTCAATATCAGGATAAACGCCAACAGAACTTAGATAGAAATGTCGATCATAGGAAATCGTACTTAGTAATTTGAATACCTGATAGAAACGGAACCCCAAATCTTCTATACTATTTTTTGATGTTGCAGGGATTGAATTTAACACGAGATCAAATCGAATTTCAAACGGTAAATCGAGTTCAGCTTCATCATCAAAGTTGTGGGTATAAGCAAAAATACCATCGCCTTTTAAGCGATGGTATTTTTCTTGCTGAGTTGTTGTTGCCCAGACTTGCCACCCCTTACTTTGGTATAGCTTAGCAAGCTCTTCAGCAAACCAGCCACATCCTAATATCAGTAGGTGTTTCATCATATATTAATATGCTTTTGCAAACAATACTCTTTGTTTTGAAGGCTTTCCTGTAAAAATACAGACTCCTTCTTCTTCTTTTGCATCCAAAGGGATACAACGGATGGTTGCTTTAGTTTCTTCTTTAACTCGTTTTTCTGTTTCAACAGTTCCATCCCAATGACAACTCAAGAAACCACCTTTTTCTTCCAACAATGTTTTAAATTCATCATAAGAGTTCACTTCAGTGATGTGCTCGTCACGGAATTTTAAAGCCTTTTGATAGATATTGTCTTGAATTTCATCTAATAACGTGTGAATTTTACCAGCCAAGCCAGCTTGTTCTACGGTTTCCTTAGTTTGCGTATCGCGTCTAGCTAATTCAACAGTTCCATTTTGCATATCACGAGCACCAATTGCTACACGCAATGGAACACCTTTCAATTCCCATTCTGCAAATTTAAACCCTGGACGTTGGGTATCGCGATCATCATATTTTAAAGAGACACCTAAGTTCTTTAATTCAGATGATAAGCCATCCACATAAGCATCTAAATTAGCTTTCTCCTCTTCAGTTTTGTAAATCGGAACGATCACAACCTGTATTGGAGCTAATTTAGGAGGTAAGATTAATCCTTGGTCATCAGAATGCGCCATAACTAAGGCTCCCATTAAGCGCGTGGAAACGCCCCATGAAGACGCCCAAACGTGTTCCAATTTACCTTCTTTAGATGTAAATTTAACATCAAATGCTTTAGCAAAATTCTGCCCCAAAAAGTGAGAAGTCCCTGCTTGTAAAGCCTTTCCATCTTGCATTAATGCCTCGATACAATATGTATCTAAAGCTCCTGCGAAGCGCTCATTCTCTGTTTTTCTACCGCGAACTACTGGGACTGCGAGGATTTTTTCTGCAAATTCGGCATATACATCCAACATTTGTTCCGTCTCAGCAATCGCTTCTTCTGCTGTTGCGTGAGCCGTATGTCCTTCCTGCCATAGGAACTCTGCTGTTCTCAAGAAAAGACGAGTACGCATTTCCCAACGTACGACATTCGCCCATTGATTTACTAAAATTGGAAGGTCACGATATGACTCAATCCAACCACGATAAGTATTCCAAATGATAGTCTCAGACGTTGGACGAACAATTAACTCTTCTTCAAGTTTTGCGTCTTCATCCACGATAATGTTGCCATTACCATCATTTTTCAAACGATAATGCGTTACAACTGCACATTCTTTTGCAAAACCATCAACATGTGAAGCTTCTTTCGAGAAGAATGATTTCGGAATAAAAAGAGGGAAGTAAGCATTAGAATGGCCGGTTTCTTTAAAACGCTTGTCTAGAATGGCTTGCATTCGCTCCCAGATGCCATAACCGTATGGTTTTATCACCATGCATCCTCTAACTGCAGAATACTCTGCTAAATCCGCCTTAATAACTAGATCATTGTACCATTGCGAATAATCTTCGCTACGGCTAGTAATTCCTTTACCCATTCTATAATAACTATTATTTACTAAACAAAAATACTGCTTTAATGCCCTTGAGGAGGGTTTCTATACCTTTACGAAAAATTATTTGTAAATTTGATTGGCAGATTAAACCCTGGGCACTTTGCCGGGTCTAAGATAATAATTAAAGACGTAAAATCGAATTTTAACTGTTTTAGCAACATGAAAAACAAGAAGATATTTTTAGGAGGAGCGGCACTAGGATTACTAGCGTTGATTAGCTCTTGTTCTACAAGTAGCCGTACCGTTTATCGGGATGATGTCTACAACAATCGTGATGCAGGACAAGTATACCAAAGCCCAGACTATTATTACACTGATGGGACAGCTGAAGGCACTACAACAGATGCTGAATATTATGCAGATGACTATAGTGATGACGCTTATGCAGAAGGTGGTTATGAACCATTAAATGATTTGGAATATGCAAACCGTATCAATAGATTCTATTATAACTCTCCGGGTATGATGTATTACGACCCATGGTTCGATCCATGGTATGGCTACAACGGTTTTGGCCTTGGCTGGAACTCAGGCTTCGGATGGTCTGTAGGATTTGGTTGGGGTAGTCCTTACTGGAGCATGGGATGGGGTAGCCCATATTATGGTTACGGTTATGGATACGGTTGGCCTTATTACGGAAACCATTGGGGATATAATAGCTACTACAGCCATTGGGGCAACCCATACTATGGATACGGTTATGGCGGAGGCTATTACAACAACTACAATGATAGAAACCGTCGTGTAGCATCGAATCGTAACGACGTAGCGGCTCGTCAACGTGCAAACTCTTCTCGCAGCTATGTATCGAGAGATGCAAGCGGTAGATTTGTAACAGGTCGTGCAGCGAGCAACCGAAACAGTGCGAATAGAACGTCAAGCGATCGTAACTCTGGCCGAGTAGATAGAGGTTCTACAGTTGACAGAACATCATCGTCAGGAAGAACATCATCATCTCGTTCTCAGGGCACGATTAACAGAAATGGAACTGATCGCAACAATGGTTCGGTAACAAGAAATCCAGCAACAAGATCACAAGGAACTGTTGAGAGAAATCCAGCGACAAGATCGCAAGGTACAATCAATAGGACTCCGAGCAGTAGAAACCAAGGTTCTACGCGTCAAACACCATCACGTTCAAGTGGTAGTAGCGTTGATAGAAGTTCTAGTCGTCCATCATCTAGTAGTGGTGGTTTCAGCAGAGGATCTTCAGGCGGTAGCAGCATGGGAACTAGCGGCGGCGGAGGTCGTGCGAGTGGAGGTTCATCAAGATCATCCGGCGGATCAAGACGTTAATTAATATAATATAGTTGATATAGCCAATATAGAACCTTTTATATTGGCTATATCTTTTAAATAGACCTGTCAATTCATATAATGAAGAAATCTCTACTTACTTTAAGCTTATTAGCTCTTAGCGCGGGCATGTTTAACGTATTTGCTCAAAGCACTCTAAATTATGTTTATGATGTATCCAAAGATGTAACTACTGGTAGTGCGCGATTCAAGGGTATGGGTGGTGTAAACACGGCATTAGGGGGTGATATTAGCTCAATTAGTGGTAACCCCGCTGGTTTAGGTTTTTATGGACAATCGGACATTTCAGTCTCCGTCAATTACCTGAACAACAATAACAAAACGAATTACTTTGGTAATAGCACCAATCAGAACAGTGGAAAATTTGGATTAGAAAATGTAGGAATCGTACTTCACGTTCCATCCGCAAATGGAGGTTACGGTTGGCAAAACTTAAATGTTGGGGTAAGTTACGATCGTACTAATAATTTAAACGATCGTTTGGTGTATTCAGGTGTAAATGATCAAAATACCTTGGTGCAATACCTATCCGACCAAATGTATGAATTTGCAGACTTCGCTTCGGATTTCAGCCGTTCGAATTTAGTGGAGCGCTTTAGTGATCCTTCACTAGGTTACTTCCCTACTGTTTTGGAAAAAGACCCAAAATCTCAACAAGTAGATGTTTTGAGTAGCGGGTATAAAGCAAAAACAACGCTTTCTTTTGGAGGAAATTATAATAACAGATTTTATTTAGGTGGTAGCTTAGGTTTAGTTAGTTACAAGTACGACCGTAACTACAGTGTTTATGAAACAGGATGGACTAAGACCCCAGATGAAATCAGACCAGACTCTGGACCTAATTCCGGCTTTCTAAATCCAACACATCAAAAGAATAAATATACGGACATCAACTACGATCTAACGGATTATGAAGACAACAGTCTTCGTGGAACAGGTGTCAATATTGCGATTGGTATGATTTTTAAACCTACATGGGATTGGAATATTGGTTTACATATCGTCTCCCCTACTTGGACAACAGTTAAGGAAGAACGAAATCTAGAAACAGTAGCTGATTACTATCAAGATGAAAATTCGAGTACTAAACTCCACCCTACTTACAACTCTAATGTCTCTTCAACTTCATATGATTATGGCGTGATATCTCCTCTGAAAGCTTCTGTTGGTTTGACAAAATTCTTTTCACGTGGACTAATTTCCGCAGATTTTGAAATTGTCGATTATAGTAGCATTCAATACCAAGAAACTTCTACTGAAGTTACTGATTTCAGTTTCGAGTCAGATATGAACTACGATATTAAAGATTACTATAAGAGTGCGTTTAACTTTCGACTAGGCGGTGAGATAATCTTTACCGATCGTTTAAGCGGAAGAGCAGGTTACCGTTATTTTAGCAGCCCATTTAAGGGTGTAAATGCTGCTGATCATATGACAAGCATAGGTCTTGGCTATATCATTAATCAAGCTCTTTATGTTGATATTGCAGCCATACAGTTTAAAAAATTGACTTACGATAGTAGTCCATATGGCTTATCAAATCTGTGGCTAAGTTCCCCTCCGACAGCTGAAGTGAAGAATTCGAGAACGAATGTT encodes:
- the proS gene encoding proline--tRNA ligase; translated protein: MGKGITSRSEDYSQWYNDLVIKADLAEYSAVRGCMVIKPYGYGIWERMQAILDKRFKETGHSNAYFPLFIPKSFFSKEASHVDGFAKECAVVTHYRLKNDGNGNIIVDEDAKLEEELIVRPTSETIIWNTYRGWIESYRDLPILVNQWANVVRWEMRTRLFLRTAEFLWQEGHTAHATAEEAIAETEQMLDVYAEFAEKILAVPVVRGRKTENERFAGALDTYCIEALMQDGKALQAGTSHFLGQNFAKAFDVKFTSKEGKLEHVWASSWGVSTRLMGALVMAHSDDQGLILPPKLAPIQVVIVPIYKTEEEKANLDAYVDGLSSELKNLGVSLKYDDRDTQRPGFKFAEWELKGVPLRVAIGARDMQNGTVELARRDTQTKETVEQAGLAGKIHTLLDEIQDNIYQKALKFRDEHITEVNSYDEFKTLLEEKGGFLSCHWDGTVETEKRVKEETKATIRCIPLDAKEEEGVCIFTGKPSKQRVLFAKAY
- a CDS encoding cystathionine gamma-synthase, with the translated sequence MSYKFATKAIHAGQQSDPTTGAVMTPIYQTSTYQQKAPGDHKGFEYSRGTNPTRKALEDCMAALENGQFGLAFSSGMAATDCVLRLLKPGDEVVTGDDLYGGSYRIFTKVYEPMGIKFTFVDTSDVDAVRNAISDQTKLIWVETPTNPTLKLADIEAIAQVAKEKQVLYVVDNTFASPYLQNPLDLGADVVMHSVTKYLGGHSDVVMGALLMNDEDLYKRLWFYYNACGGTPGPQDAFLVLRGIKTLHLRMKAHCENGRKVAEYLKDHPKVEKIYWPGFTDHPGHEIAKKQMRDFGGMVSIVLKGADLNETFRIASQFNVFTLAESLGGVESLINHPATMTHGSIPKEIREKVGVVDNLLRLSVGVEDAEDLIADLEQALSR
- a CDS encoding Rossmann-fold NAD(P)-binding domain-containing protein gives rise to the protein MMKHLLILGCGWFAEELAKLYQSKGWQVWATTTQQEKYHRLKGDGIFAYTHNFDDEAELDLPFEIRFDLVLNSIPATSKNSIEDLGFRFYQVFKLLSTISYDRHFYLSSVGVYPDIDAIFDESYADEEQMISRLRLAEKRMQSLPSTTVFRLGGLFGKQRIFAKYFQNKVVTTGDQPANFIHLDDVLGLIEAAIDQHISGGIYNVVCPEHPSKKEVIMRSAQKYLLEYPAGFDPKERFQKIINGSKLPALLNYTYKYRSPLDF